In Hyphomicrobiales bacterium, the sequence TCGTCATCTTACGCGTGATCGGGGCCGATCAGCCGGCGCACTCGGTCTTGCCGCAGCGGCGCACCGATTCGATCTTCTTCTTGAGCGCGGCCTGCCCGACGGCGCCGAAGACGATCTCGTCGCCGACGATGAAGGCAGGCGTGCCGGTCAGGCCCAGCCGGTCGCCGAGCGCGACGGTGTCGTCGATCGCGGCCTTGGTGGCCGGGGAGTCCATGTCCTTCTTCAGCCGCTCGACATCGGCGCCGGTTTCCTTGGCGATTTCCAGCGCCTTGGCGGCATTGACCTTGCCCTTCACGGCCATGAGCTTGTTGTGGAAATCGAAATACTTCTGGCCCTGGAGCTGGTTCTTGGCCGCGACGGCGACGCGGCTCGCCTCAAGCGAATCGGGCCCGAGGATCGGGAAGTCCTTCAGCACGACGCGCAGCTTCGGATCGGCCTTGGCGAGGGCGGTCACGTCCTCCATCGCCCTTTTGCAGAAGCCGCAGTTGTAATCCATGAATTCGACGAGGGTGATGTCACCTTCGGGATTGCCGATGATGACGGAGGTCGCCGGGTCGGTGATCCGCGCCTTTTCGGCAGCGACGGCTCCGCGCTGTGCCTCGGCCTGGGCCACGGTGTTGCGGCGCTCCAGCTCGATCAGCGCGTCCTGGATGATTTCGGGATTCTTCAGAAGCGTCTCGCGGACCAGATCGGTGACCGCCTTGCGCTGCTCGGGCGAGAGCGGCTGGCCCTGTGCCATGGCCGGCGCGGCGGAAGCGGCGAGCCAGAGGCCGAGCGCGAGCCCGGCAGGCCGCAGGCAAGCATGCGCCAGGCGGGTAAGGGTGCGGAAAGCCATCTCGTCGTCCTTTCAAAAGCCGCCATGCGGAGAGAGGCCGCCGGCAGAACAAAGCGCTTGTTGGCGCGAGCTTGTGTGTCGCCGCCGTGCGAAGGTCAAATCACAGCTCTGACAGCGGAGGGCGGTTGCGGGCGGGCGCCGGCTCGGCTACGCGAGCGCGGCCCTTCGAAAAACCGGACAAGCCGATGCAGACGCCCCTGTTTTCGCCCGCTTCGTTGCCTGCGCTCGCGGAGCGCGCCGAGCGCGTCGCCCCCTTCATCGTCATGGATGTGATGAACCAGGCTGCGGCGATCGAGCGTCGTGGCGGCTCGGTGGTGCATATGGAGGTCGGCCAGCCGTCGGCGCCGACGCCGGCCTCCATCCGCCACGCGGCGGCGCGGGCGCTTGAGGACGGGCGGATCGGGTATACGCAGGCGCTCGGCACGGATTCGCTCAGGGCTCGCATCGCGCGGCATTATCGCGAAGCTTATGGCGTCGACGTGGCGGCCGAACGCGTAGTCGTGACGACGGGCTCCTCCGGCGGCTTCATCCTTGCCTTCCTGGCCTGCTTCCAGCCGGGGGCGCGGGTCGCGATCAGCGCGCCCGGCTATCCGGCCTATCGCAATATCCTGATCGCGCTCGGGCTCGAGCCGGTGGCGATCGAGGTGGGACCCGAGACCCGCTTCGCGCTTACGCCGGAGCTGATCGAGCGGGCGCATCGCGACAAGCCGCTCGCCGGCGTGCTGACGATGAGCCCGGCAAATCCCACGGGCGTCGTGATGGCGCCCGAGGCCATCGCCGCGGTCGCGGCCTGCTGCCGCAAGCTCGGGCTCTGGTACATCTCCGACGAGATCTATCATGGGCTGACCTATGACGCGCCGGCGACGACGGCGCTTTCGGCCGACCCCGACGCGATCATCGTCAACTCCTTCTCGAAATACTACTGCATGACCGGATGGCGGGTCGGCTGGCTGGTCGTGCCGGAGCGGCTGGTGCGCACGATCGAGCGGCTGCAACAGAACCTGTCGATCTCGGTGCCCTATCTCAGTCAGGTCGCGGGAGAGGCGGCCTTCGATGCGACCGAGGAGTGCGAGGCCATCAAGGCGGGCTATGCGCAGAATCGCGACTTCCTGCTGGAAGCTTTGCCGGAGATCGGCCTCGGCGATTTCCTGCCGGTCGACGGCGCCTTCTACATCTATCTCGACATCGGCCGGTATTCGAACGATTCCATGGCCTTCTGCCGGGGCGCTCTCGAAGAGGCGGGCGTCGCGATCACACCGGGCCTCGACTTCGACGAGGCGCGCGGCGCCCGCACGGTGAGGCTTTCCTTCGCCGGTTCGCTGGCCGAATGCGAGGAGGCCGTGTCCCGGATCGGTGGCTGGCTTGCTAAGCGTTGAGCGACGTGCGTCCCACTTGCCAGAATCTGCGGAAAGTCAGCATTCTACAATTGCGGGAGGGGAGGTAGATGATGGACGTCACGGTAGCTGGTGAGGCTTCTCGGAAGCGTCCTGAAGCTCGCTTCCTCATCAGACTGGCTATCGCCGCGGTCATGCTCGGCATGTCCGCCACCGGCGCCGTGCCGGCCGAGCCTGCGCGGGCCGAAACGCAGGCGCCGATCATTCTCAATCTGCGGGGCGACGAGACGCCCGAAGCGATCCGCAGGATGGTCGAGGCCCTGTCCGCCCCGGGGCGGCAGGTGGAGATCAGGGTTGGAGGAGCAGGCGCTACGCCGACCGCGGCCGCGCCGGCTGCACCGCCGGAGCCGGCGGCAAAGGCGAAGCCTGCCGGTCATCCCTCGCTGATGATGGACGAAGAAGGGTTGCAGGCCGAGGTCGAGGCGCTCGTCGACCGGTTCGTCGACGGGGTCGAATATGGGAGCTCTTCGATTCCCTCGATCTCCCAGCTACCGGGCGACTGGGAACAGGCCTGGCAGCGCAATCTCAACGGACGGAATGGCCCGACGGCGGGTTGGCGGATCGTCGGGATCCTCTGCCTCGCGCTTGCGATCGCGCTTGCGTTCCGGTTCGGCACCCGGCGGTGGTTCGCCCGCCGGCAATTTCCTTCCGGGCCGGAGTTCACGCCGCGGCTCGTCGCCTCGTCCTGGGGACTGCTCCAGGATGTGGCGACCGTCGTGATCGCGCTGGGAGTGGCCAGGATCGCCCGGAATGCCTGGCTTCCCGAGAACGATCTCGCCATGATCACCCTCTCTACGGGAGCAAACGGCATAGCGATCGGCGCACTTTATATTGCCGTCGGCCGCTTCCTGCTTTCGCCGCGGGCGCCGGAACGACGCATCATGCCGCTGCCGCGCGCCCAGCGGCATTTCCGGCTGCTGATCGCCTATTCCATCATCACGCCGCTCGTGGTGACGGGAATCCTGCTGGCTCATCATGTCAGCTCCGGCCCCCGCCCGGTGACCGGGCTCATCGCGCTCACGGGCCTGGCCGTCACGCTGTTCAAGCTCTGGTGGTTCTATAATGGCCGGCATGACCTGACCGCGCTGGTCCTATCCGGGTCGTCGGAGCCAGGCCCGATCCGGAGGGCCGTCGCGACCGGAACGGCGTGGTTCTACATGGCGGTGACGGTCATTCTGTGGATGGTCAGCAGTGCGGCGGCGATGATGTCGAATGGCGGCCGCTGGGCCGAGGCGTCGGCCCTGACGCAGGCGGCGATCGTCATCGTTCCCATTATCGCCGTCGGGCTTTCGAGCCTCCTGCGCTGCCACGCCATGCGGCGCGAGGCGGAGCAGGGGGTGACGCCGATGCGGCGCGCCAGTAGCGCGGCCCTGCGGGCGGCCGCCGTCGGCGTGATCTGGGCCATCGGCTTCTTCATCCTCGCGCGCCTCTGGGCCGGGTTGCTGCTCGGCGTGAGCTCGGGACAGTTCGCGGGCGTCATGCGGCAGATCGCGGGTGTCGCGGTGTTCGCTTTCGCCGGCTGGGTCGCCCTCGTCTTCCTGCATGCCTTCTTCGACGCTTACACGCCGAAGCGGAGAGTCATCGGACCCGCCGACGAGGATTCGGCGCATGAGGAGGGCGTGCCGAGCCGGCTCGGGACCGTGTTGCCGGTGCTGCGCGGCGTCGTGCTCGGCGCGGTGCTCGGCCTGACGGTCCTTGTGGTCCTGTCGCGCCTCGGCGTCGATATCGGGCCTCTGCTCGCCGGTTTCGGCATTCTCGGCCTTGCGATCTCGTTCGGATCGCAGGCGCTGGTCCGCGATATCGTCTCGGGCGTGTTCTTCATGCTGGAGGACGCTTTCCGGGTTGGCGAATACGTCGATACCGGCAGGCTCAAGGGCACCGTCGAGAAGATCTCGCTGCGTTCGATGCAACTGCGCCACCAGAGCGGCCAGATCCACACCGTGCCTTTCGGCCAGGTGCAGTCGCTGACCAACGCCAGCCGGGACTGGGCCACGGTAAAGTTCAACGTGCGGCTCGATCACTCGGCCGATATCGAGCAAGCCCGCAAGGCGATCAAGAAGACCGGCATCGCCCTCATGGAAGATCCGGAGTTCGGGCCGCATTTCATTGCGCCGCTCAAGATGCAGGGCGTGGCCGATATCGTCGACAGCGCCATCGTGGTTCGGCTGAAGTTCACCGGAAAGCCCAGCCAGGCGTCGATGCTGCAGCGCGAGGCGCTGAAGCGCGTCTATCGTGCGCTGAACGAGGCCCGTATTCCGTTCGCGTCCAACGCCGTCACGGTACGGGGCGGCGAACGCGGAGCGCAGGCGGGAGCGGCCGCCGCGATTTCGACAGTGCCGCCGCCGACGCCGCTTGCGGCGGGATAGAGCCGCTTCTGATCCACTGGCCCCTATTGCTTCGCAGGGTCTATGCTTGGGCTTGCCAAAGGACAGACTCAGGGGCGCGCAATGATGCGGTTCAGCGAAGTCGAGAAGGGGTTTCGGCTGCTCACAGCAGCAGGAACAGGCCGAAGCCCGTGACCGTCAGCACGGCTCCGAACAGGCGGGCGAGGCGGGCGGCGCCGATCACCGACGAGCGCTCGGCTCGGCGGCTGGCCTGGGCGGAATGCTCCGCCTGCATCTCGCTGCGATACTGCTCGGCGTAGAGGCTGACCGCCATCTGGTGGCCGACCGCGCGGTCGCCTTCGAGCTCGACCCTGACCGCGATGAACAGGACGAGCAGGCCGAGAACTCCGACGCCGAACCAGCCGACCGCGCGCCAGGCGAGCAGGGCCAGGACAATCAGGCATAGCCCCGAGAGGGCGGCGAGGACGAAGGGCTCCCTGCTGCGTGGCGGCGTCATGCTTGCTCCCAGGAGCCGGCTTTCGGTTCGCGAATGATGCCCGCTTTCGCCGCCATGGCCAATATGGGAGGCCCTTCACGAAAAAGGCCCGCTGCGGAGAGCGGGCCTTTCGATTTCGCGTTGATGTCAGCCGATCAGGAACGGCCCGCGAGCCTGTTCCACCAGCCGCCGCGCTTGGGGCGGGCGGGGTCGGCCGGCGTCAGCACGACCGCGACAGGCTCCTCGGCCGGCGCCTGCGCCGGTGCCGGTTCGGGCGCGATCGGGGCAGCCGGTTCCTCGGCGGGCAGGGCCTCGACCTCGGGCTGCGCCTCGGTGGGAGCGGGAGCCGCTTCCGCTGCAGCCTCGCCGCCCTCGGTGATCGGCACGACCTTCTTGCGTGAACGGCTGCGCTTGGGCTTCGCGGCCTCGGCCGGAGCCGGCTCGGCTTCCGCCGCGACCGTTTCCGTCTTGGCCTCGGCCTCCTTGGCGGCTTCCGCCTTCGGCTTGCGGGCGCGGCTGCGCTTCGGCTTCACCGGTTCGGCAGGCGCCTCCTCGGCCGCCGGCTCGGCGGCGGCCTCGGCGACAGGCGCTTCGATTACCGCTTCGGCAACGATCTCGACATCCGCGGTCTCACCCGCCTCGTCGCCATCATCGCCTTCGGAATCGTCACCCCCCTGACCATCGAGCTGCTGGCCCTGGTCATCGCGCTCACCGCCGCGACGACGACGGCGGCGGCGACGGCGGCGGCGGCCTTCGCGATCGGCGTCGCCTCGTTCGCCCTGGGCCTCGCCAGCGGTCATCTCGTTATCGCCGGTCTCCGCGTCGAGGGCGGCGGCCTCCGCCGCGGCGTCGAGCGCCTCGTCATCGACATCGGAGGCGATGGCTTCGGCCTTGAAGCTCGTCGGGACGATGCGCCCCTCGTTGCCGACGAATTCGCCGCGCTCGACTTCGAAGTAGCGCGTGCCGATCAGGTTGATATCGGTCGAGACCGTGATCGCGACGTTGAAGCGGGCCTCGAGATCGGCGAGATGGGCGCGCTTCTGGTTGAGGACGTAGAGCGCGACCTCCGGCCGGGTGCGGACGGTGAGGTTGTGGGAGGCGCTCTTGATCAGCGTCTCCTCCAGCGCGCGCAGGATCTGCAGCGCCACCGAAGAGGTCGAGCGGATCATGCCCGCGCCGGCGCAGTGCGGGCAAGGGACCGAGGAGCTCTCCAGCACGCCGGTGCGGATGCGCTGGCGCGACATCTCCAGCAGGCCGAAGGCCGAGATGCGGCCGACCTGGATGCGGGCGCGGTCGTCCTTCAGGCACTCCTTCAGCTTCTTCTCGACGGCGCGGTTGTTCCGGTTCTCTTCCATGTCGATGAAATCGATCACGATGAGGCCGGCGAGGTCGCGCAGGCGCAGCTGGCGGGAAATCTCCTCCGCCGCTTCGAGATTGGTCTTGAGGGCGGTGTCCTCGATATTGTGCTCGCGGGTCGAACGCCCCGAGTTGATGTCGATCGCGACCAGCGCTTCCGTCTGATTGATGACGAGATAGCCGCCCGACTTCAGCGTGACCGTGTTCGAGAACATCGCGTCGAGTTGGCTCTCGACGCCGAAGCTCGCGAAGAGCGGCGTCTGCTCGCGATAGGGCTTCACGCTCTTGGCATGGCTCGGCATGAGCATGCGCATGAAGTCCTTGGCTTCGCGGTAGGCGGTTTCGCCGGCGACGTGAACCTCGTCGATATCCTTGTTGTAGAGGTCGCGGATCGAGCGCTTGACGAGGTTGCCCTCCTCATAGACCAGCGACGGAGCGACCGAGGCGAGTGTCAGCTCGCGCACGCTCTCCCACATCCGCATGAGATATTCGTAGTCGCGCCGGATCTCGACCTTGGTGCGCGAGGCGCCGGCCGTGCGCAGGATCAGGCCCATCCCCTCGGGAACCTCGAGCTCGGTCGCGATTTCCTTGAGGCGCTTGCGGTCCTCGGCATTGGTGATCTTGCGCGAGATGCCGCCGCCCTTACCGGTATTCGGCATCAGCACCGAGTAGCGGCCGGCGAGCGAGAGATAGGTGGTGAGGGCGGCGCCCTTGTTGCCGCGCTCTTCCTTGACGACCTGGACCAGGATGATCTGGCGGCGCTTGATCACCTCCTGGATCTTGTACTGGCGGCGGTGGCTGCGCTGGCGCCGCTCCGGCATGTCGTCGAGGGCGTCGCCGCCACCGAGCTGCTCGGGAGCCTCCTCGGCATCGTCGCCGTTCTCGTCCTCGCCTTCATCGGCGCCTTCGTCGTCGGAAGGCTTGCGGGCCTCGGCCTCGCCGGCTTCGTCGTCCGCCGTCACCTCGGCGGTCTCTCCCGCCGCCTCGACGGTCTCGAACGTCAGCGGAGCCGCGTTCCCGGCAGCATCCTCAGTCGTCGATTCGGTGACGGCCGGGGCGAAGTATTCCCCGAAGGCCGGGGCGCCTTCGTTGACCATCGCGGCTTCCTTGCCGTCGGTCTCGACGCGCTCCTCGCCGCTGGCCTCGACACCTTCGCCATTCGCCTCGACCTCGGCCGAGACGGTTTCGTCGGCGGCGGCTTTCTTGGCGCGGTTGTCGCGGTCGCCACGGCGGCCACGGTCGCGGCGACCCCGCTTCTCGCGACGCTCCTCGTCGCGTTCCTCGTCGCGCTCGGCCCGCGCCTCGTCTTCGAGCAGCGCCTGCCGGTCGGCGACCGGGATCTGGTAGTAGTCGGGATGAATCTCGGAGAAGGCGAGGAAACCGTGACGGTTGCCGCCGTACTCCACGAACGCCGCCTGGAGCGAGGGCTCCACGCGGGTCACCTTGGCGAGATAGATGTTGCCGCGGAGCGGCTTCCGGCTGGCGGATTCGAAATCAAATTCCTCGACGCGGGATCCGCGGACCACCACGACCCGGGTCTCCTCCGGGTGGGTGGCATCGATAAGCATCTTGTTGGCCATATGAAACTTCCATTGGCGCGACCGCCGGTGCAGGCGTGGCTACGGACAGGAGTCCGCCGCCGCGAGCAGGGGCGCCGCGTTGAAGCCGGGACAAGCCGGCATGTTGCAGGGGGAGGAAAAGGTCGATCTGGACAGGAATGCGGGTCGGGACGGCGGCTCGGGCACGAAGCCCGGCACGGTCCCGCAGGTTCGGACGGTTCACCGTTGGTGCTAGCGGCGTCGTTTGCCCCGTCATCTGTCCTGACCTGCGATGTGTCCGCCGGGAGGCGGGCCCATCGCGTTTGCACGCTCGCAAGACAAGGCTGGGCGCAGAAAAACTCGCAATGCCCATACCAACCGTCTGCGGACGATCCGTTGCGGCTGTCTCGCCGCTGCCGCTCCCGTGAGAGAGGACAGCGCAACCTGCTCCGGACGCCGACGGATCGCTTGATCCGGATGTGTCCTCTGCGCAGGCCGACGGGCAGCCGGTTTCATTACAGACAGGTGATGGTGATTTGCAAGTCACATGACGGCCGCATTTCGCCGACCCCGTGCCACGGCGGTTCACCTCTCCGCTTCCAGATGGTAACGCCCCTTTAAGATTTCACCCCCCGTTATGGTTAAGTCTTGGTGTCAGCGAACGGGATTTCTCAGCTGCTTTCGAGCATCGGACATGCTGCGCAATGCTGGCGCGACGGCTTGGGGCGCCGCCTCGCGAGGCGGGCCGCCGTCGTCGCGATCGCTTGCGGATTCGCGGCTGCCTCGGTTCCGGTCCACGGCGAAAACAAGCTGCAGAGCGATTATCCGGTCGCGACCGACGCCCGCGTCGAGCAGAGCGGCGACAATGTGCGGCTGACGATGATGCTTTCCGCGGCGATGGAGGTGGATGCCTGGGTTCAGGCTTCGCCCGATCGCGTCATCGTCGAGATGCCCTCGACGAATTTCCAGATTCAAGCCAACGCGAAGAAGGCCGCCGGATTTGTCAGCGGTTATCGCTACGGCCTGTTCACGGCCGACAAGGCCCGAATCATCATCGATCTTTCCCAGCCCGCGACGATCGCCAAGGCGGAAGTGAGGCCCGTGCGCGGTGGCTTCGGGGAATTCACGATCGAGCTGAAGAAGGTCGCGCGCGCCGAATTCCTCGCCGAGGCTGGCAAGGTGCGGAAGCCGCAGGAAGCGCCTCCGCCGGTGGCCGCCGTCAAGCCGGATGGCGAGCGCCGGCGCACCATCGTCATCGATCCCGGCCATGGCGGAATCGACCCCGGCACGATGGTCGCCTCCATTTCGGAGAAGGCTGTCGTCCTCGCTTTCGGCAAGGCGCTCAAGGAGCAGCTGGAGGCCGCAGGTCGCTACCGGGTCGTGCTGACCCGCGACGATGATCGTTTCGTCTCGCTCTCCGACAGGGTTCAGGCGGGCCGCAATGAGCAGGCGGATCTGTTCATCTCGATTCATGCCGATTCGTTGATGCAGGCGCAGGATGTGCGCGGTGCCACGGTCTATACGCGCTCCGAGCGCGCGACCGACGCCGAGGCGGCCAAGCTCGCCGCGAAGGAAAACGAGGCCGATGCCGCGGCCGGCCTGGAAACGCGCGAGGAAGTGCAGGACGTCGCGGGCATCCTGATGGATCTGGCGCGGCGCGAGACGCGGACGTTCACGGGCGTGTTTGCACGCAACCTCGTCGACAAGCTCGGCGGTTCGATCAAGATGCACAAGATTCCGCTGCGCTCGGCGCGATTCTGGGTGCTGAGCGCCCCGGACGTGCCTTCCGTGCTGATCGAGCTCGGCTATATGTCGAGCCCGAAGGACGCCGAGCTGTTGAACTCGCCGGAATGGCGGGGCAAGGCCGTGACGGCGGTTTCGGCCGCGATCGAGGACTATTTCTCACGCGAACGTGCTTCCGTCGGCAAGGCGGCCGAGAACCGGAACTGATATCAGGGCGTGACGGGGCCCTCCCGTATCGTTATCGGATCATGCGAAATGTGGTCGCAAGGCCACGGTTCCGCCATTTACGTCATGTTATAGCTCTGAACTGCGACGCGCGCCCCGAATCCGGCGCCCGCCGGGTGGCTGATGGGGTCCAGGGTCTGAAATGCGGTTTGTTCTGCGAATTTTCGGATGGTTGTTCGCCGCTGGCGCGATCGCCTTCGTGATCGGCGCCGCCGTGGCCGGCGGCCTGATCTGGCATTATTCGCAGGACCTGCCCGACTATGCCCAGCTGCGGAACTACGAGCCGCCGGTGATGACCCGCGTGCATGCGGGCGACGGCAGCCTGATCGCCGAATATGCGCGCGAACGGCGCCTCTATCTGCCGATTCAGGCCGTGCCGAAGCTGGTCGTCGACGCCTATATCTCGGCCGAGGACAAGAATTTCTACAAGCATATGGGCGTGGACCCGGAAGGCCTGGTCCGTGCCGCGATCTCAAACTACCGCAATCGCAGCGCCAATCGCCGCCCGCAGGGCGCTTCGACCATCACGCAGCAGGTCGCGAAGAACTTCTTCCTGAGCCCGGAGCAGTCGATCGAGCGCAAGATCCGCGAGGCGCTCGTCGCGCTCAAGCTCGAGTCGACCTATTCCAAGGACAAGATCCTCGAGCTCTATCTGAACGAGATCTATCTCGGCGCGCCGGCGCCGGGGCAGGGCAGCTACGGCATCGCCGCCGCCGCGCTGAACTATTTCGGCAAGTCCGTGCATGAGCTGAACCTGCAGGAAGCGGCCTATCTTGCGGCCCTGCCCAAGGCGCCCTCCGACCTGCATCCCTTCCGCAACCGCGACCGCGCGGTCGAGCGCCGCAACTACGTCATCGATCGCATGGTCGAGAACGGCTATGTGAAGCGCGAAGTTGGCGAGGAGGCGAAGAAGCAGCCGCTCGGCGTCAATCCGCGCACGGTTTCCCCGAACCAGATCGCCGCCGGCTATTTCGCCGAGGAGATTCGCCGCGAGTTGCAGGACCGCTACGGCGAGAAGAAGCTGCTGGAAGGCGGCCTCTCGGTGCGCTCCACCGTCGATCCCAAGACCCAGCTGATGGCCCGCAAGGCGCTCGTCGACGGTCTCGTGCGCTTCGACGAGGCGCGCGGCTGGCGCGGCGCGATCCAGAAGCTCGATGTCGGCAAGGACTGGGGCGCTGCCATCGGCGACTTGCCGGTGCTCGGCGACGTCGCGCCCTGGCGGCTTGCCGTGGTGCTCGAATCGAATGGCGACAGCGCCAAGCTCGGCCTGCATCCGCTGCGTGACAATGCCGGCCATCTCAATAAGGAGCGTCAGACCGTCACGCTTGCCGCCGAGGGCATCAAGTGGACGCGACGGGCAAGGGTGTCCCAGGCGGTTTCGGTTGGCGACGTCGTCTATGTCGAGCCGATGGATGGCCGGTCGGGCTATGTGCGTCTGCGCCAGTTGCCCGAGGTCAACGGCGCCATCACGGTGATGGACCCGTTCTCGGGCCGCGTGCTCGCCATGGTGGGCGGCTTCTCGCATGACCAGTCGGAGTTCAACCGCGCGACCCAGGCGCTGCGCCAGCCCGGCTCCTCCTTCAAGCCCTTCGTCTACGCAACCGCGCTCGACAACGGCTACACCCCGTCGAGCATCATCCTCGACGCCCCGATCGAGATCGACCAGGGGCCGGGGCTCGGCATGTGGCGGCCGGAGAACTACGACGGCAAGTCCACGGGCCCGCGCACCCTGCGCTACGGCATTCAGTTCTCGAAGAACCTGATGACGGTGCGGCTCGCGAAGGATGTCGGCATGCCGTTGATCGCGGAATATGCCCGCCGCTTCGGCATCTATGACGATCTCCAGCCGGTGCTGTCGATGTCGCTCGGTGCGGGCGAGACGACGGTGATGCGGATGACGGCGGCCTATTCGATGCTGGTCAATGGCGGCCGGCGCATCCGCCCGACCCTGATCGACCGGATCCAGGACCGCACGGGCACGACGATCTACCGGCATGACCAGCGGGTCTGCGAAGGCTGCAACGCCGAGAAATGGGCCAACCAGCCGGAGCCTCGCCTCGTCGATAATCGCGAGCAGGTGCTCGATCCGCTGACTGCCTATCAGATGGTCTCGATCCTTGAGGGTGTGGTCAACGCCGGCACCGCGACGGTGGTGAAGTCGGTCGGCAAGCCGCTCGCCGGCAAGACCGGCACGACCAACGATGCGAAGGACGTCTGGTTCGTCGGGTTCTCGCCGGATCTCGCGGTCGGCGTCTATATGGGCTTCGACAAGCCCAAATCGCTCGGCACCTCCGCCACTGCCGGCCAGTATGCCGCGCCGATCTTCCGGGATTTCATGAGCGTGGCGCTGAAGGACAAGCCGGCGACCCCGTTCCGCGTGCCGGCCGGCATCAAGCTCATTCGCGTCGATCCGCGTTCGGGCATGCGCGCGGGCGGCGAGGGTGGCATTCTGGAAGCCTTCAAGCCGGGCACCGCGCCGCCGGACAGCTATTCGGTGAGCGGCGCTGCGGGTGACGGCAGTGCTCCGCTCTCCGTCGGCCCGGGCGGCGGGCGCGCCGTCGGCTCGGGGACCGGCGGACTCTACTGAGGTTTTAGACCCGCTTGCGTCATGCTCGGGCTTGACCCGAGCATCTCCGGATCGAGATTCTCGGGTCTGCGCTTCGCTTCGCCCGAGAATGACGGCGCATATCGCCCGTCGTTTACAGCAGCGGCTTTCCCCCCTATCAGAACAGCGTCGTCCGGCTCGCCGGATCGAAACCCATCAAGGAAAGTTCTGCCCGCATCATGCGCCCCGAAATCCAGACGCAACTCGATAACGCCAAGCAGTCGATCGGACTGCTGAGGAGGCATCTTTGACTGGGATCAAGCCCAGCGCCGCCTAGCGGAACTCAATGCCCTCTCGGAGGGGCCCGATTTCTGGAACGATGCCGAAGCCGCGCAGAAGCTGATGCGCGAGCGCACCTCGCTGGAAACCCAGATCGAGGGCATCACCAAGCTCGAACGCGAGCTCGACGACGCGCTGACGCTGATCGAGCTCGGGGAGATGGAAGAGGACGACGCCACC encodes:
- a CDS encoding N-acetylmuramoyl-L-alanine amidase; the encoded protein is MGRRLARRAAVVAIACGFAAASVPVHGENKLQSDYPVATDARVEQSGDNVRLTMMLSAAMEVDAWVQASPDRVIVEMPSTNFQIQANAKKAAGFVSGYRYGLFTADKARIIIDLSQPATIAKAEVRPVRGGFGEFTIELKKVARAEFLAEAGKVRKPQEAPPPVAAVKPDGERRRTIVIDPGHGGIDPGTMVASISEKAVVLAFGKALKEQLEAAGRYRVVLTRDDDRFVSLSDRVQAGRNEQADLFISIHADSLMQAQDVRGATVYTRSERATDAEAAKLAAKENEADAAAGLETREEVQDVAGILMDLARRETRTFTGVFARNLVDKLGGSIKMHKIPLRSARFWVLSAPDVPSVLIELGYMSSPKDAELLNSPEWRGKAVTAVSAAIEDYFSRERASVGKAAENRN
- the mrcA gene encoding Penicillin-insensitive transglycosylase / Penicillin-sensitive transpeptidase translates to MRFVLRIFGWLFAAGAIAFVIGAAVAGGLIWHYSQDLPDYAQLRNYEPPVMTRVHAGDGSLIAEYARERRLYLPIQAVPKLVVDAYISAEDKNFYKHMGVDPEGLVRAAISNYRNRSANRRPQGASTITQQVAKNFFLSPEQSIERKIREALVALKLESTYSKDKILELYLNEIYLGAPAPGQGSYGIAAAALNYFGKSVHELNLQEAAYLAALPKAPSDLHPFRNRDRAVERRNYVIDRMVENGYVKREVGEEAKKQPLGVNPRTVSPNQIAAGYFAEEIRRELQDRYGEKKLLEGGLSVRSTVDPKTQLMARKALVDGLVRFDEARGWRGAIQKLDVGKDWGAAIGDLPVLGDVAPWRLAVVLESNGDSAKLGLHPLRDNAGHLNKERQTVTLAAEGIKWTRRARVSQAVSVGDVVYVEPMDGRSGYVRLRQLPEVNGAITVMDPFSGRVLAMVGGFSHDQSEFNRATQALRQPGSSFKPFVYATALDNGYTPSSIILDAPIEIDQGPGLGMWRPENYDGKSTGPRTLRYGIQFSKNLMTVRLAKDVGMPLIAEYARRFGIYDDLQPVLSMSLGAGETTVMRMTAAYSMLVNGGRRIRPTLIDRIQDRTGTTIYRHDQRVCEGCNAEKWANQPEPRLVDNREQVLDPLTAYQMVSILEGVVNAGTATVVKSVGKPLAGKTGTTNDAKDVWFVGFSPDLAVGVYMGFDKPKSLGTSATAGQYAAPIFRDFMSVALKDKPATPFRVPAGIKLIRVDPRSGMRAGGEGGILEAFKPGTAPPDSYSVSGAAGDGSAPLSVGPGGGRAVGSGTGGLY